acgtatggtttgaaactaattaatcataataacgcatgaaatatgtacgatattaaaataaataaattagattaaattgtaagtaatacgaaatttaaacacaaatacatcatattaacaataataaatacactACAATTTTGTTATCATGATGTTGTATAAAGCTGATAAAGATAAcaaattatgcatattaacataaaatgaataaaacatattaaaatgaaattttagttgAGTGATCTAATTAGTATGAGCTCAAAACCTACCATGtgcatgttttattatttttaaaaataaaaatttaaaatactctcaaataatataatttactttaaatagaaaaatttaattttgtaatagatatttatatcttaaaatgcatattaaaatttaccattcctaaattaaaagaaaaaggaaatacaAAGGCAGGGTAATTCCTGAGGCGGAGgagcataaaaaattataatatggcGGATAAGGCGGTGGGTTGTCAAATCATTGTCCAGCCAAAGGAATCTCCCTCTCACTCACACGCATGCTCACTTGTATTATAATTACTGTAacacaaattataattatgacTTTCAACACTTTGACCCCAACTCCTCACATTTCTCCACGTGTAGCTCATGCCGGCtttccataaaataattataaaatcctGGTTGTAAATTTTGTGCTGCCGTTTTGGATGTGAATAGTGAGAGGTAAGGCAAGGGTATATAATAAGTTAGTTGGGAAATGAGGAAAGGCCTGCTTGTGCTTGGTTGAGTTGAGTGAGACTCTTTGTGTAGGGTCGTATTAGAAAGAGACTGCTGCTTACTTAACCTCCTCTTCCCTTCCTTTCcttatcttcttcttcctttttcagAATTCATGGGGAATTGCCAAGCCATCGATGCGGCGGCCTTGGTCATTCAGCATCCCTCCGGGAGGCTTGAGAGGTTATATTGGCCCATTCCCGTCAGTGAAGTTATGAAAATGAATCCCGGTCATTACGTTTCTCTCATCATTCCCTTGCCTGTTTCCCAAGAGGAGGAAGCCAACCATCATCAAGATCGAGATACAGTGCGTTTCACCCGTGTTAAGCTCCTCCGCCCCACCGATACTCTTACCCTCGGCCACGCTTATCGCCTTATCACTTCTCAAGGTCTTCTTCACTTTCTTTATTTGCAAGATTGTCTTTCTTTTATATTGATTTCTCAACTTTCTCTTGTTTCCTGTCCCTGCAGAGGTCATGAAGTTCATGAGAGCCAAGAAATATGCAAAAACCAAAAGGGAATCCATGAAAAAATTGCAGCACCATGGACAAGACAACCTAACTTCAGGAGGAAAGTCTGACGCACACATCACCAACCAAGTATGGCTCTCACTTATCTTTCAAATATGTTCTTCCCAACTAAGCAATCTGTGAATATGGGTCCTCAAACACCAGTTACTCGCCATGGGGAACTATAAGCAAAGTATGATAATCATATTGGAAGGATATCATAAATTGATTGTTAAAGTTTCCATCTGCATTAAGATTAGATATAAACTTAACCAGTTTGGAAAACTTTTCATGTTTCATttgaatctttctttctcattcAATCCTAAAAACTTAGGCGCTTATGTTCTAAACTTTCCAGGAACTAAAGAATGAAAGACAAATCTCACGGACATCATCTGTGAACGCTGCTTCAATGAGGTCAAAATCATGGCGGCCATCATTACAGAGCATCTCTGAGGCTGTAGGCTAATAGTTTTGTTTTCAAGTTTCTTTTCGTAAGTGCAGATTGGTTTTAGGAATGGCAATGAACTGCCTCTTTTGTTCAATGAAACCCCAAATTAGGGAAAATGGAAATTCACCAATCGAATGAAGGTGATAACCTAAGATTTCAACTTGCAATCAAAGCTCCCAAATTGAAATCtgtttcaagaaaaataaacatatgtAAAGCTTCTCAGTTCAGAGGAACATTGGATCCTAAATTGTATTACAagtaatattcttatatgaaatTAGGACTTTCAGTCTTTCACTCACTACTTTCATACAAATCCCAAACTTGATCACTTTCAAATAGTACAACACAATGCTATGTTGATCAAACTCTTTATTTTATGGATACGAGAATATGACTTTCAAGATCCTCCAATTGTATGAAAAACTTTAGAAAAGTTCAATCATATCCGTGTCTGATACACATCTATATCTAACACTCATATCTGAGTTTGAGTGAATATTTGACTCCAAGTAACATAGGTACAACTGATGATAATGGAAAATAATGTTATGAATGTGATGATAATGGAAAAATATGTTATGAAACATGTGGAGGAAATCATTTGGGAGAGTTTGAGTTCCAAACCTCCCAATCATGATCAAGGTGGTTTTGGGCCCATAACAAGGATGCCCGAGCAGCAACAGGTGCTCCAGGTAATTTCTTCTCCTTCAAAGCTACAAACATATCTGTGAAAGGCTCCACCAACAGTGTTCCAGGTCCTCCATACTCATTGTGCAAGAAATCATTAAATATCTGTTTTCAACAATAGAAAAAACAGTAAGCTTCgcaaaaattttaagttcaatATCAAGACTTGTATTCTTCTGTAGGTAAGGCTTTTACAGGTAGAAGTAATCTTCAACACTAACTATATCACATGTATGTAGAAGCCAAATTCAGAGAAATCCCTGAATTGGGCCAAACATTCACATAAGGAAGAACATGACTAGCTGTCAGGGAAGGAGTGATTTGTTATTTTCGTGCCAGATATTTCTTTTGGGGTCAATTATTGAACAATTTCCAGCTCAATCAAAAAGCAGGCCTCTTAAAGAGACAAAAATGTTTGATTTAGAAGAAATCATTGCTGATAAAAGCTATAAACAACCAAAAGTAggcaattaaaattatgttgtCTGGATTGGAAGATTTGAATAAAGGGCTGTGAACCACTATTCTCAAACTGTTATATGATTCTCTGATTACAGGGATTAACAGGCGAGGCTTAGTGAGTGAACATGATCACCTATCACCATTGATCACATCGTGTACAAGAGAACGGTATAAACCCATTTGGATGTGATGACAAGGAAGCCAGATGAAATCAGCTACTGTGAATGATAATATTGATGTTTGTGTTTTTCGCAGTAAAGAGCACTGCATACTAATAATACCCAGTTCACAAAATAATGTCACTTCCAGGACCATATATTGAATCGGCTTTATCATCAACAGAACAATAACGTCTTTCAAGCATGATGAAGCCTCTCAGGTTATCAAGCGTGGTAAAGCCACTTGTGCTCTACTGATATCCTCTAATATAGAACTCTGAAGATTTACTTTAACATTAATGTGTCATATTTGTTTGATGTAAAATGTAAGATATACTAAGGAATGAGATTATCGTCATCGATTCAAAAGTCCATGTAGGCCTATCTCATTCCAAGATCCTAAGATCATCTTAGGGTTTGTTGAAGTCTTCTAAGAATGAATTTTGACATCTGAAACCATCTTATTATGTATTAATACTAACCCACCATTCTTGATACTACGTCCATGAATCGTGGGTATTGACTCCTGAGAATGACACAAGGctccaataaaataaaaaattttgttcagTGGTACATTCTTTCAAGTAAGTCATGCAAGTATGGAGGATCTTCAATTAGCAATGATAACAGCATGGGCGATTTTGGAACTTGAGGAACGCAGAGCTACACGAGGGCCGTCAATCCAATCTAACTACCAGCAGTTTTATCAGAAAATACAAAGAGGGATACCGTAATACCAATCAGAATGCATCAGGGAGCAGAATTGCAATAACATGGGGCAGGAAGCCGCCAAGTGAGGGAAGAGTCAAAACTAAATTTGATGGAGCCGTTCAAACAAACAGTCGAACAGGTGGTATTGAGTATCATTGTTCGAGACTATCAATGTCAAGTTTTGGCAGGTTCGGTGAAGAATATGCAACATGTGACAAAAACAGCGAAGGTGGAAGCAACGGCTGGCTACAGGGCTTTCGTGTACGCAAAAGAGTTGGGCTTATAAAGGGTAGAGCTGGAAGGTGATGCTTTAACTCTCATTGAATTCAACAAAAACCATTCATAATATATTAACAGTTATTCGAAATTAGCCGTTgctggaaaagaaaaagggaaagtacCTTAACGCAAACGTCAATGACAGAATCAAGGTCATCACCAAATTTGTCTTTGTCTTTGGATAACTTGTTGAAAAGCTCAGCTTTAAACTTCTGGGTCTCCTATTATACCAAATATCCATAAcaataatcaaaagaaaatctATCATTGGACCTTAAAACCATAATACGTTTTTCTAAATATACAAGTGTATAAACTTACGGCTTCAGCAAACTTAGGGATAGGGTCATGGTAAACGTATTTCTGGGAATGCGAGGCTCTGAGAGCGCTAAGGAACGGTTTTACGGAGATGGGTTTTGAAGAGAGGGTTGAAAAAGAGGGAGGAGGAGGAGGCGGGTTTAGGATAAGGCCGGCGTTTCGCAGGATAAGAATGGTGGAGGTTGGAATTTTGGCGGGAGTTGAGGGTGGGTGAATAGAGACCAACGAACACGAAGAAGACGCCATTTTCGGGTGATGAATTGTAATGGACGGAgttggacttttaattttggattttattggGCCTGTGATTGATTGTTAATTTGGGGGCTAGGGTTGGTATTGGGccttttagttcttttttcttttttctagaTGTATTACAAGCGTAAAACTTGgggtttttacaaaatattataaaaaaataaaaatttaccaaaatattataattttttatttatcaaaaaatatataaattttttatttaccaaaatatataaaaaaaacctgcaaaaaaaacctgcaaaaaaagAAATCTGACCGATGTGACGAACCTTGGTCACGCCAATgggattggcggcaccaaaggtgccaaaaccattggcggcaccaattgTGCCAAtaccattggcggcaccactTAATAATAGGGGGGTCGGTGGTGGGGGGGCAgaaggagag
This sequence is a window from Gossypium raimondii isolate GPD5lz chromosome 5, ASM2569854v1, whole genome shotgun sequence. Protein-coding genes within it:
- the LOC105766108 gene encoding uncharacterized protein LOC105766108 isoform X2, whose translation is MGNCQAIDAAALVIQHPSGRLERLYWPIPVSEVMKMNPGHYVSLIIPLPVSQEEEANHHQDRDTVRFTRVKLLRPTDTLTLGHAYRLITSQEVMKFMRAKKYAKTKRESMKKLQHHGQDNLTSGGKSDAHITNQVWLSLIFQICSSQLSNL
- the LOC105766108 gene encoding uncharacterized protein LOC105766108 isoform X1 produces the protein MGNCQAIDAAALVIQHPSGRLERLYWPIPVSEVMKMNPGHYVSLIIPLPVSQEEEANHHQDRDTVRFTRVKLLRPTDTLTLGHAYRLITSQEVMKFMRAKKYAKTKRESMKKLQHHGQDNLTSGGKSDAHITNQELKNERQISRTSSVNAASMRSKSWRPSLQSISEAVG
- the LOC105766107 gene encoding protein PLASTID REDOX INSENSITIVE 2, chloroplastic, producing MASSSCSLVSIHPPSTPAKIPTSTILILRNAGLILNPPPPPPSFSTLSSKPISVKPFLSALRASHSQKYVYHDPIPKFAEAETQKFKAELFNKLSKDKDKFGDDLDSVIDVCVKIFNDFLHNEYGGPGTLLVEPFTDMFVALKEKKLPGAPVAARASLLWAQNHLDHDWEVWNSNSPK